A region of Lycium barbarum isolate Lr01 chromosome 3, ASM1917538v2, whole genome shotgun sequence DNA encodes the following proteins:
- the LOC132629976 gene encoding ras-related protein RABC2a-like isoform X1 produces MALSTGQSNSSSYDLSFKILLIGDSGVGKSSLLVSFISNLVDDLAPTIDKSLFTAVVTGVDFKIKTLTVSGKRLKLTIWDTAGQERFRTLTSSYYRGAQGIILVYDVTRRETFTNLSDVWAKEVELYSNNQDCVKMLVGNKVDRESERAVSREEGIALAKELGSLFLECSAKTRENVQNCFEELALKIMEVPSLLEEGSTVGKRNILKQKQEQQTQQGGGCCS; encoded by the exons ATGGCTTTATCGACAGGGCAGAGTAACAGCAGCAGTTATGATCTGTCGTTTAAGATCTTATTAATTGGAGATTCTGGAGTTGGCAAAAGTAGTTTGCTCGTTAGTTTCATTTCTAATCTTGTTGACGATCTTGCCCCTACCATTG ATAAATCACTATTTACTGCTGTTGTTACAG GTGTCGATTTTAAGATTAAGACGCTCACTGTTAGTGGGAAAAGACTGAAGCTTACCATTTGGGACACAG CTGGACAGGAGAGGTTCAGGACACTGACAAGCTCCTACTACAGAGGGGCTCAGGGGATCATTCTTG TCTATGATGTAACAAGAAGAGAGACCTTCACAAACCTGTCTGATGTGTGGGCAAAAGAGGTGGAGCTGTATAGTAATAATCAAGATTGTGTAAAGATGCTGGTTGGAAATAAAGTTGACAGA GAATCTGAGAGAGCTGTGAGCAGGGAAGAAGGCATTGCCTTAGCAAAGGAACTTGGAAGTCTATTTCTTGAATGTAGTGCTAAAACTCGAGAAAATGTGCAAAACTGCTTTGAAGAGCTTGCCTTAAAG ATAATGGAGGTGCCTAGTCTCCTGGAAGAAGGATCAACCGTAGGGAAGAGAAATATCTTGAAACAGAAACAAGAACAGCAAACACAACAGGGTGGTGGTTGCTGCTCATGA
- the LOC132629976 gene encoding ras-related protein RABC2a-like isoform X2, protein MALSTGQSNSSSYDLSFKILLIGDSGVGKSSLLVSFISNLVDDLAPTIGVDFKIKTLTVSGKRLKLTIWDTAGQERFRTLTSSYYRGAQGIILVYDVTRRETFTNLSDVWAKEVELYSNNQDCVKMLVGNKVDRESERAVSREEGIALAKELGSLFLECSAKTRENVQNCFEELALKIMEVPSLLEEGSTVGKRNILKQKQEQQTQQGGGCCS, encoded by the exons ATGGCTTTATCGACAGGGCAGAGTAACAGCAGCAGTTATGATCTGTCGTTTAAGATCTTATTAATTGGAGATTCTGGAGTTGGCAAAAGTAGTTTGCTCGTTAGTTTCATTTCTAATCTTGTTGACGATCTTGCCCCTACCATTG GTGTCGATTTTAAGATTAAGACGCTCACTGTTAGTGGGAAAAGACTGAAGCTTACCATTTGGGACACAG CTGGACAGGAGAGGTTCAGGACACTGACAAGCTCCTACTACAGAGGGGCTCAGGGGATCATTCTTG TCTATGATGTAACAAGAAGAGAGACCTTCACAAACCTGTCTGATGTGTGGGCAAAAGAGGTGGAGCTGTATAGTAATAATCAAGATTGTGTAAAGATGCTGGTTGGAAATAAAGTTGACAGA GAATCTGAGAGAGCTGTGAGCAGGGAAGAAGGCATTGCCTTAGCAAAGGAACTTGGAAGTCTATTTCTTGAATGTAGTGCTAAAACTCGAGAAAATGTGCAAAACTGCTTTGAAGAGCTTGCCTTAAAG ATAATGGAGGTGCCTAGTCTCCTGGAAGAAGGATCAACCGTAGGGAAGAGAAATATCTTGAAACAGAAACAAGAACAGCAAACACAACAGGGTGGTGGTTGCTGCTCATGA